Within the Candidatus Babeliaceae bacterium genome, the region AACAAGAGCTACAAATCCACAGGGAAACGCCCTCACGCATCCCTGTGCTCATCGCACTAAAAAACTTACAAGCAACTATTGCTATTTTTTGCGCATCTGAAGAAGCGCTTGGACGCAAATCGCAATGCGTAGAACTACAAAAAGAGGCGCAATCAATTACGCCTATCGCAATACAAAAACAGTTTCTAATAACACCTATTAAAAAAGAAGAGTGAAATTATGAAAAATTATAATCTTATTGCAATCATTGTTATCATGCTTTCATGCTGTGCGATTATTTATGGTCTTGCAAAAAAAGAATCTCAAGAAGATCCAGTAAAATTAAAAGGACACGACACATCGTCAACAAGTCCAGTACCAGCAATCGTAGAGGAATAAATGAAGTTTAAAGGGAGTTTATATGAAGCATATGTATTACCTATTAACACTCCTATGCCTAACAATTAATATTGCAACAATCGAAGTAAAAATATCATATGATGAATATATTAAGCTTAAAAAACAATATATAGAGTTAAAACAAAAAATTTTAAATTTAAGCGCGCGTAATAGCGTAGGCCTGAGCACTCAATACGCAAATCTCGATAAAGAAATTGATAAATTTTGCGAAACTTCAAAAAGTTATAATAGCCAAACGCTCAAGGAGTGGTGCACGAATTTGCACAATCAAAGAAAATAATCCGTCCTAACGATGAATAATTGTTTTATTTTTTTAAAAAAACTGGCCGTGCCAATCGTAGCTTGCCCAATCGATAGGCGTAGGTAAGCGGAGACTGGTGCCGAGGGCCGGATTCGAACCGGCACAGATATTACTCCACAGGCTTCTGAGACCTGCGCGTCTACCAATTTCGCCACCCCGGCAACTATTTTAATCTGTAAATAATGTGCCTGCTAAAAAATGCGCGTGTAAATGAAATACACGTTGGCCTGCATTATGGCCATTATTAATCAAAAACTTAAATTCCGATGCACCTGCGATTTCTGATGACAGTGTTTGGGCCATGCGCATCATTTTCGACCCATAACAACATTCTTGAGGCGCAAAAGATTGAATATCTTTAATATGTTTTTTAGGAATTATAAGATAATGAATCGGCGCCTTCGGCGCTCTATCTTTTATAACAATAATATCGTTATTTTCGGAAACAATCTCTGATGGTATTTGTCGTTCTATAATTGCACAAAAAACACAGTCGTTCATAAAGTCCCCCAATTAATATTGCCAAGCCTTCAAGCGTGGATAAGCGAAGCCTGGTGCCGGAGGTCGGACTCGAACCGACATGATGTTGCCATCGCGGGATTTTGAGTCCCGTGCGTCTGCCGATTTCGCCACTCCGGCTTTAAAACATAAGGATTTTATTGTATCACAAGGTGCAATAAAATCAATAAATTGATTAGCCCAAAGAATGAGATAATGTTAATAACGGAACATATACGGCAACAAGAAGCAATCCTACAAGAAGACCCAATATAATTAATAATGACGGCTGCAATATGGTAGTAAAAAAAGTTAAAGATTTATGAACCCGCTCACGATACAACTGAGCTGCTTGTTCTATCATCACCGCCAATGTACCCGTTGATTCTCCAATTTTGCACAATGCTTCTAACTCACAAGAATTAATATATTGTTGATGCATTAATGCATCACTCATAGCAACACCCGATGTAATATCGCGAGCAACAGCCTCCAACTCAGATCGCAATACCCTATTAGAAATTGGCTTACTTGCTATAACAACAGCATCGACTAAACGCACACCGCCCTTCACAAGCACTGCTAACGTTTGCAAAAAAAATGCCACCGAAACAGTCCGTACGCAAACACCCAAAATTGGCGTTATAAGAACAATGCGATCGAGCGTATCTTTATAATGCGATAGCCGAGATACTATATATATCCCATATGCCACACCAGTAAAAATTACTAAACATAATAATCCATACCAACTTCTTAACCCATGGCTTATAGAAAAAACAGTCGTAGTCAGCCATGGCAACTTTTTATCAAATGACATAAAAAGCGACTCAAATCGCGGTATAACTCCTATAAAAATGATAAAAAATATGAGACAGAAAAATATAAAGGTGATACTTGGCATTAAGAGCGAATTATAAATAGACTTCAAAAACTTTTGTTCATATTCAGCATATAACGCCAAACTTCCTAATGCCCCTTTGAGATTCCCCGACTCTTCTCCTGCCTGTACCATGGTGCACGCAAAATCGCTAAACAGTCCATCGTGATAAGCAAAAGCTTTGCTCAGCGGAATGCCTTCTTGAATAGCACAAGCGCAATCTTCTATAACAGATTTTAAATAGCTGTGATTGCACGTAGATACCGTTATCAACAACGCATCGTGCAACCTAATCCCTGACATCAGCAATGACGCCAAATGGCGATAAAACGTGGCGATATGTGTTTTTGTATCACCAAAAAATCTATGTCGCACAGTAATCGATGCCTTAATAAGCGCTATTTCGCGCTGCAAGAGATGCGCTGTCAAATGCTCGATCGTCCTGGCAAATAACCGACCCTTTATTGTGGTGCCCGTCAATGAAATACCTGACCACTTATAATAAGGCATTTTGCACCTCCAAGCCGCATGCCTTTTTAAAATCATCTAAAGTTATGTCTGATGTTACCCGTATTTTTTTACGTCGAGCAGTTGCTCCAGAAATAATAGAAACAGATGCTTTCGGCAACCGTAAAGCATCTGCCACCATTGCAATAAGTTCATTATTGGCTTTATTATTTTCTGGAGGGCTTTTAACATAACACTTTATCAAACCAGATTTATCTAAAATCCATTTTTGAAAACCCGCCTGAGGGACAACTTTAATATCAATAATAAGTGTCATACGATCCTATTTAACGTTTTGCTGATAAAGAAAGCTTGCATAAACTATTAAAACATTTATGCTTTCCTGTATACAGTTTTATATAAAAATTGTACAGTAGGAGAGATGGCTGAGCGGTCTAAAGCGCTTGCCTGCTAAGCAAGAGTCTCGGAAACGGGGCACGAGGGTTCGAATCCCTCTCTCTCCACCAGTCTACGTTTATCTGGGCCTTCAGGCTCGGCAAACTACGACTGGCACGGCCAGTCTAAATTTTTTCGGCCAAATTTCTTGAAAATAATTATGCGCCCATAGCTCAATTGGACAGAGCGTCAGACTACGGATCTGAAGGTTGGTGGTTCGACTCCTCCTGGGCGCACCAGTTTCTTTAAAGACTTAATCATCAATCAAAAAACTATCTACAGGCAAATCTTCAATCTTTAACTTCTACCCACTTTTTCTTATTGCGCACTTTTTTTAATTCAACAAAGAAGGGCTTTTTGCAACGATCTCTTGGAATGCTCACCGTATGGATTGTGCCATCGATATTAACACCCGATAAAAGATCGATCACCGCAGGTAGTTGGTGCACAAAAGCCGTTCTAATAAAATCCAAATGCCCCAAATCAGAGCCGCCAATAATTACTCGTGCCTGCACAACATTTAAAAAGTTCTTAAGTTTTCTTTCAGAAAACAACGGAACTTTAACATTGCAGCAACGTTCTATATATTTTGAGGCATAATATGTTCCCTGCGGATCAGATATCTGAGTCCAGTCGCCCATGGAATATAAAGAAATAACATGTTTAAATATTGGCGATGCAGCGTATTGCGCTGTAGCCTCCTGTATTGGCGTAGCCAAAAGAATCAACTTATCAATATTCAAATGGGTATCATGCCGCGCTGCAATAATGCGCCCCAATTCTAATGCAACATTACCACCATGACTATGTCCAATAAGAGTAATCGGTCCTTTATAACCACGTATCTGCTGGTATAACATTTCTGCGGCATTTCTTCTGGCGCTAAACGTTAATTTGCCAGACCAGCCAAATGAATAACACGAAGCTAATGGATACGCTTCAGGATCACCCTCGCTTAAAAGATACAAGAAACGTGATAATAAAAATCTTCTATTAAGTTTATGAGCAGGCACTAATCCAATAGGAGCGTCAATCACATGCAAAATGGAGGCGGCTATAGGAGGCAACGTACCATGAATGGAAATAACTATTGGGCAGGTATCATTAAGATCAAGTACTCGAGGATATTCTGGCTTACCTCCATGTTCTTTTTTCTTTCTTGTTTCACATGAAGAGACAAGCAGCATAACCGCCAAAAATAAAAAAAATTTATTATTCACAAGATAACGCATGGCATTTCACTTTTTTGTAGGGATAACTTAATGAAATATCACTATTCAGTGTAATGCCATGCGTCTTAAAAATTCAATAAAGAGTTTAGTTATCTAATCGTATGAAAAAAGCATCACCATACCATTGCGCAGGATCACGTGGGTTTGTAAAATTGGCACCTATCATAACAAATCCCTCATTTTCTAACCATGCTTTAACATCTTCAAATAAATATTGTCCGGCATAAGCTTCGACAAAACTAACTTCGGTAAAAATTGCTTTTACCGTTTTAAATATACGCGGAGAAGCCTTTAATACATTTAATTCAAAACCCTGCATATCCAGCCACATAAAGTCTATATGGTCCA harbors:
- a CDS encoding DUF167 domain-containing protein; the protein is MTLIIDIKVVPQAGFQKWILDKSGLIKCYVKSPPENNKANNELIAMVADALRLPKASVSIISGATARRKKIRVTSDITLDDFKKACGLEVQNALL
- a CDS encoding HIT domain-containing protein, yielding MNDCVFCAIIERQIPSEIVSENNDIIVIKDRAPKAPIHYLIIPKKHIKDIQSFAPQECCYGSKMMRMAQTLSSEIAGASEFKFLINNGHNAGQRVFHLHAHFLAGTLFTD
- a CDS encoding type II secretion system F family protein, with the translated sequence MPYYKWSGISLTGTTIKGRLFARTIEHLTAHLLQREIALIKASITVRHRFFGDTKTHIATFYRHLASLLMSGIRLHDALLITVSTCNHSYLKSVIEDCACAIQEGIPLSKAFAYHDGLFSDFACTMVQAGEESGNLKGALGSLALYAEYEQKFLKSIYNSLLMPSITFIFFCLIFFIIFIGVIPRFESLFMSFDKKLPWLTTTVFSISHGLRSWYGLLCLVIFTGVAYGIYIVSRLSHYKDTLDRIVLITPILGVCVRTVSVAFFLQTLAVLVKGGVRLVDAVVIASKPISNRVLRSELEAVARDITSGVAMSDALMHQQYINSCELEALCKIGESTGTLAVMIEQAAQLYRERVHKSLTFFTTILQPSLLIILGLLVGLLLVAVYVPLLTLSHSLG